A genome region from Fervidobacterium changbaicum includes the following:
- a CDS encoding [Fe-Fe] hydrogenase large subunit C-terminal domain-containing protein, which produces MIPITKSRYILSDKANCTYCYKCLRNCPVKAISFKNEESFVIEEECILCGTCVNVCPQNAKQYRRDINEFLSLVRKPFVLSLAPSFYAYFTEPFKVLTLLKQIGCVYISETSIGAEYVTKEYMKVFAQSDRPQITTACPVVVELVEKYFSEYVDYLIKVKSPAGAHAQFLSHLFGNLPKVFVSPCIAKKKELEGVYDVVLTYEELENALKSVILQEEKNEEDSVSLDDLIEKLSESYPDAPYPNRARFYPSSGGIVYSATSYFNETFPHYVLEGVENIISFFKTFSDFNEKVFIEASACVGGCINGPTMKKQDNILFRRVRLQNAVKRLEELSVKKLDMFSVPVDLKRSLKVKKVEYNVPESEIERILSEMGKTEPSKILNCTGCGYETCREKAVAVAVGKAEKEMCFAYLVEKVSSVSNLVVEETPNAIVIFKESNILYINNSAKELFSSYSDDMIISICLRAKESPNRIHELYINSRKVYLYPKVFDLPDNGGTVVLFVDLTEMVHQREHMNELRRRTIEKIDEVLNEQMKLAQDIASLLGESIAETKSRFAEFKKFLGEENADK; this is translated from the coding sequence ATGATACCAATTACAAAAAGTAGGTATATTTTGTCAGACAAGGCAAATTGCACGTACTGTTACAAGTGTCTTAGAAATTGCCCTGTTAAAGCTATAAGCTTCAAGAACGAAGAATCCTTTGTAATAGAAGAGGAATGTATTTTGTGTGGAACTTGTGTCAACGTATGCCCGCAAAACGCAAAACAATACAGACGCGATATCAACGAGTTTTTATCCTTAGTGAGAAAACCTTTCGTGCTCTCACTCGCTCCATCTTTCTATGCCTATTTCACAGAACCGTTCAAAGTATTGACATTACTAAAGCAGATAGGTTGCGTATACATCTCCGAAACTTCAATTGGGGCGGAATATGTTACAAAGGAATACATGAAGGTCTTTGCGCAGAGTGACAGACCGCAAATTACCACAGCATGTCCTGTTGTAGTGGAGCTCGTCGAAAAATACTTTTCAGAATACGTGGATTATCTGATAAAGGTAAAATCTCCCGCAGGTGCTCATGCACAGTTCTTAAGTCATCTGTTTGGAAATCTTCCGAAAGTGTTCGTGAGTCCTTGTATAGCGAAAAAGAAAGAATTAGAAGGTGTTTACGATGTCGTTCTAACATACGAAGAATTGGAAAACGCACTGAAGTCGGTAATTCTGCAAGAAGAGAAGAATGAAGAAGATAGCGTTAGTTTAGATGACTTAATAGAAAAGCTTTCGGAAAGCTATCCTGACGCTCCATACCCTAACCGAGCAAGGTTCTATCCATCTTCTGGTGGTATCGTATACTCCGCAACGTCTTATTTCAACGAGACCTTCCCTCACTATGTTTTAGAAGGCGTGGAAAACATCATCAGCTTCTTTAAGACTTTTTCCGACTTTAATGAAAAGGTGTTTATAGAGGCATCGGCTTGCGTTGGTGGATGTATCAACGGACCTACTATGAAAAAGCAGGACAATATATTATTCCGCCGTGTGCGGTTACAAAATGCTGTGAAACGTCTGGAAGAATTAAGTGTAAAGAAATTAGATATGTTTTCTGTTCCTGTGGATTTGAAACGTTCATTGAAGGTAAAGAAAGTGGAATACAATGTGCCTGAATCAGAAATTGAGCGTATTCTTTCGGAGATGGGAAAGACAGAGCCATCGAAGATTTTGAATTGTACTGGCTGTGGTTATGAAACCTGTCGGGAAAAAGCTGTTGCCGTCGCTGTTGGAAAAGCAGAAAAGGAAATGTGTTTCGCGTATTTGGTTGAAAAGGTTTCGTCTGTGAGTAACCTTGTTGTGGAAGAAACACCCAACGCGATCGTTATATTCAAGGAATCTAATATACTTTACATAAACAACTCTGCAAAAGAGCTGTTCTCAAGCTATTCAGATGATATGATAATCAGTATTTGTCTGAGAGCAAAAGAGAGTCCGAATAGGATACACGAGCTTTACATCAACTCGAGAAAGGTTTACCTTTATCCAAAAGTCTTTGACCTACCAGACAACGGAGGAACGGTGGTCCTTTTTGTTGACCTGACCGAAATGGTTCACCAAAGGGAACATATGAATGAGCTGAGAAGGCGGACGATAGAGAAAATAGACGAAGTCTTGAACGAACAGATGAAACTAGCCCAGGATATTGCAAGCTTGCTTGGAGAGTCAATAGCTGAAACAAAATCCCGCTTTGCTGAATTCAAAAAGTTCTTGGGGGAAGAAAATGCTGACAAGTGA
- a CDS encoding (2Fe-2S) ferredoxin domain-containing protein codes for MNDSKSSEKEAIVYVCLGSSCHLKGAYKVVEKLRDLFADENIEMRGSLCMGNCSKGVNVKVGDEIFENISESNVEELVGKIKESLVSLSGSKKVGEGR; via the coding sequence ATGAATGATTCTAAAAGTTCGGAGAAAGAAGCAATAGTTTACGTATGTCTAGGAAGTTCCTGCCATCTGAAAGGGGCATACAAGGTAGTTGAAAAACTGAGAGACCTATTTGCTGACGAGAATATCGAAATGCGAGGAAGTCTGTGTATGGGAAATTGCTCAAAAGGAGTCAACGTTAAAGTTGGCGATGAGATTTTTGAAAACATTAGCGAATCTAACGTGGAAGAATTGGTAGGGAAGATAAAGGAATCGCTTGTTAGCTTAAGTGGTAGTAAAAAAGTAGGTGAAGGTAGATGA
- a CDS encoding lactate utilization protein yields the protein MREELYSWKYKALAEKLAKEMKRRHFEVHIVESKESLTKKIRDLVPEGSTVANGGSLTLIENGVLDIFKNEKYVYYDRYAAKTLEERRELELKAFTVDFYLSGANAITEDGKLVFLDANGNRVAAIVYGPKNVIVVTSVNKVVKDVEDARERLRFISPMNSKRLNLTTPCVQRGFCYDCTTSDRICNYFVVVESSARIPGRIKVILTTFESGL from the coding sequence ATGCGCGAAGAACTCTATTCTTGGAAATATAAAGCCTTGGCCGAGAAACTCGCTAAAGAGATGAAAAGAAGGCATTTTGAAGTACATATTGTCGAATCAAAGGAGAGTTTGACTAAGAAGATTCGTGACTTAGTGCCAGAAGGTTCAACCGTTGCTAACGGTGGCTCACTAACGCTTATTGAAAATGGTGTTTTGGATATTTTCAAGAATGAAAAATATGTCTACTACGATAGGTATGCCGCAAAAACGCTTGAGGAACGCAGAGAGCTTGAATTGAAAGCTTTCACTGTAGATTTCTATCTTTCCGGAGCGAATGCTATAACAGAAGATGGAAAACTGGTGTTTTTGGACGCCAATGGAAACAGAGTTGCGGCAATTGTTTATGGACCGAAAAATGTGATAGTTGTCACGAGTGTGAATAAAGTGGTTAAAGATGTCGAAGATGCTCGTGAAAGATTGAGATTCATCTCACCTATGAACAGCAAAAGACTGAACCTGACAACACCATGCGTGCAAAGAGGCTTCTGCTATGACTGCACAACTTCGGATAGAATTTGCAATTACTTTGTTGTTGTCGAATCATCGGCCAGAATTCCTGGTAGAATTAAGGTCATACTCACGACATTCGAAAGTGGTCTTTGA
- a CDS encoding redox-sensing transcriptional repressor Rex produces MKIPKPTVKRLGLYYRCLARYKEEGVNFVSSQDIAERLNIKPSQVRKDLSYFGEFGKRGLGYNVSKLISEIAHIIGVNKEWNVAIIGAGNLGSALANYPGLIKHKFRVVAIFDNDREKVGKKIAGIQVSHISELEQKVKDMDIEIAVIAVPESAAQYVAEQVEEAGIKGIVNFSPIKLRTKIPVEDVDITLSFETLAYMILKNSPVESEKEE; encoded by the coding sequence ATGAAGATACCAAAGCCGACAGTTAAAAGATTAGGACTTTACTATCGTTGTTTAGCAAGGTACAAGGAAGAAGGAGTTAATTTTGTGTCTTCACAGGACATAGCAGAGAGATTGAATATTAAACCAAGCCAAGTTAGAAAGGATTTGTCCTATTTTGGCGAATTCGGTAAACGAGGGCTTGGTTACAACGTGAGCAAATTGATTTCCGAGATAGCTCACATAATCGGTGTCAACAAAGAGTGGAATGTTGCTATAATTGGTGCGGGTAACTTGGGAAGTGCACTTGCAAATTATCCTGGGTTAATAAAGCACAAATTCCGTGTTGTTGCGATTTTTGATAACGACAGAGAAAAAGTTGGTAAAAAGATAGCCGGTATACAGGTATCTCATATCAGTGAATTGGAGCAAAAAGTTAAGGATATGGATATAGAAATCGCAGTTATTGCTGTTCCTGAGAGTGCAGCTCAGTACGTAGCTGAACAGGTTGAAGAGGCAGGAATCAAAGGCATAGTAAATTTCTCCCCTATCAAGCTGAGAACGAAAATACCTGTGGAAGATGTTGATATAACTCTATCATTTGAAACGTTAGCTTACATGATTCTGAAAAACTCTCCTGTAGAATCAGAAAAGGAAGAATAA
- a CDS encoding adenosylcobalamin-dependent ribonucleoside-diphosphate reductase translates to MSVVYGALEKFIGYWKGVEPSKNAYKILSERYFLKTPAGEYLENKWSDICRRVARVIATAELVNNPAMQGKSEGEKLDEVKFWEETFYNFLLSRIFVPNSPTLFNAGMGVRHELLWKPIEEMTLEDYWEIYNTRNHLHMLSACFVVPVEDSIEGIFDAVKEYALITKAGGGIGSNFSRLRPKGSFVAGTHGQASGPVSFMHVFNSAVGVVEQGYRRRGALMGILNIDHPDIEEFITAKEGNDGEKVLKFFNISVGITMSREELLKLYMEDGEIELKHPKCSTTKKVKVRELVKKMAKNAWKTGDPGLAFLSEMNKYYAMYPEMVIESTNPCGEIGLAPYEACNLGSIDVAKFFMDGKFDWEAFGEATRLAVRFLDNVIDVNVFPLEKITKAVKDSRRIGLGIMGFADLLYLLDIPYDSPEGRQFAADMTAYMAVQGHRESNRLAQEKGSFPLFEKSRYYLEEGFAPFAMGMSKFDDELKKVFAESKYGKRNVAVLTIAPTGSISNIADTSSGLEPNFLLAYVRYMNKHDGGKEALFYINRVLEQKLDKEILEKIKERLVEKGSLKDIPEVPEHIKKVFVTAMDISPMDHLLMQDAFQRYVDNNISKTINMPNSATEEDVLNIFLEALKLNIRGLTVYRDGSLQTQVLTSAKNLKTKDAPKVQFFVLDEKHKLRPKPRKDTLRSVTRKFKTDTGTTYITVSFDDNGEAVEIFLSNGTELAEAIGRLSSIALRAGVSAEEILEQLRKVKGTYTPALAKEIKSAIDDFVELWGETPAESIDTFVIDGSAKTAEEIEKFVTANGLEWAEGYYVDADGNTYCPSCLSKNSIIKQEGCTSCRKCGWSKCS, encoded by the coding sequence ATGTCGGTCGTTTATGGTGCGTTGGAAAAGTTTATCGGTTACTGGAAAGGTGTAGAACCATCAAAAAATGCCTACAAAATACTTTCCGAGAGGTATTTCTTAAAAACGCCAGCAGGGGAGTACCTCGAAAACAAATGGTCTGACATCTGCCGTAGAGTAGCACGGGTTATAGCAACGGCGGAATTGGTAAATAACCCTGCTATGCAAGGAAAGAGTGAAGGCGAAAAGCTTGATGAAGTGAAGTTCTGGGAGGAAACTTTTTATAACTTTTTGCTTTCAAGAATATTCGTTCCTAACAGCCCGACGCTGTTTAATGCTGGTATGGGAGTCAGGCACGAGTTGTTGTGGAAACCTATCGAAGAGATGACATTGGAAGACTACTGGGAAATTTACAACACCAGAAACCACCTGCATATGCTTTCGGCATGCTTTGTCGTGCCCGTTGAAGACAGCATAGAAGGTATTTTCGATGCCGTAAAGGAATACGCTCTCATCACCAAAGCCGGTGGCGGTATCGGAAGCAACTTTTCAAGGCTGCGACCCAAAGGTAGCTTTGTAGCTGGAACACATGGTCAAGCAAGTGGTCCTGTGTCTTTTATGCACGTCTTCAACTCAGCAGTCGGCGTTGTCGAACAGGGTTACAGGCGACGTGGAGCTTTAATGGGAATTCTCAACATCGACCATCCGGATATAGAAGAATTTATTACTGCAAAAGAAGGCAACGACGGTGAAAAGGTTCTCAAATTTTTCAATATATCTGTTGGAATTACGATGTCCAGAGAAGAACTACTGAAACTTTACATGGAAGATGGAGAAATTGAACTTAAACATCCAAAATGCAGCACCACAAAGAAAGTAAAGGTTCGTGAACTCGTTAAGAAAATGGCCAAAAACGCTTGGAAGACTGGAGATCCAGGACTCGCGTTCTTAAGTGAGATGAACAAATACTATGCAATGTACCCAGAAATGGTCATTGAAAGTACCAACCCATGTGGCGAGATAGGACTTGCACCATATGAAGCATGTAACTTGGGTTCGATCGATGTAGCTAAGTTCTTTATGGACGGCAAATTTGATTGGGAAGCATTTGGTGAAGCAACAAGGCTCGCAGTTAGATTCCTTGACAATGTTATAGATGTCAACGTCTTCCCACTGGAAAAGATAACAAAGGCAGTCAAAGACAGTAGAAGAATAGGTCTCGGCATCATGGGTTTTGCTGACCTACTTTATCTTTTGGATATACCCTACGATTCTCCTGAGGGAAGACAATTTGCAGCGGATATGACAGCATATATGGCAGTGCAAGGCCATCGCGAATCTAACAGATTGGCACAAGAGAAAGGAAGTTTCCCATTATTTGAAAAAAGTAGATACTACCTCGAAGAAGGCTTCGCTCCGTTTGCAATGGGTATGAGTAAATTTGACGATGAATTGAAAAAAGTATTTGCCGAATCAAAATACGGTAAAAGAAACGTTGCGGTACTTACAATAGCACCAACTGGTTCTATTTCAAATATCGCGGATACAAGCAGCGGACTAGAGCCAAACTTCTTACTTGCCTATGTACGATACATGAATAAACATGACGGTGGTAAAGAAGCTCTGTTCTACATCAATAGAGTCTTGGAGCAAAAGCTTGATAAGGAGATCTTGGAAAAGATCAAGGAACGCTTGGTTGAAAAGGGTTCTCTTAAAGACATACCAGAAGTGCCAGAACATATCAAGAAAGTGTTTGTAACCGCAATGGATATTTCTCCAATGGACCACTTGTTAATGCAGGATGCGTTCCAAAGATATGTTGACAATAACATTTCAAAGACAATAAACATGCCAAACAGTGCAACTGAGGAAGATGTCTTAAATATATTCCTTGAAGCATTAAAACTCAACATTCGCGGTTTAACAGTTTACCGTGACGGTTCACTCCAAACACAGGTGCTTACATCAGCAAAGAATCTGAAGACAAAAGACGCACCAAAAGTTCAGTTCTTTGTACTGGATGAAAAGCATAAGCTGAGACCGAAGCCGAGAAAGGATACGCTCAGAAGTGTCACAAGAAAGTTCAAGACCGATACAGGCACTACGTACATTACCGTCAGTTTCGATGACAACGGAGAAGCAGTGGAAATATTCCTCTCAAACGGAACGGAATTAGCAGAAGCTATTGGAAGATTGAGCTCAATTGCATTGCGTGCAGGAGTTTCTGCAGAAGAAATATTAGAACAATTAAGGAAGGTTAAAGGAACTTACACACCTGCTTTGGCAAAGGAGATCAAAAGCGCAATTGATGACTTTGTAGAACTTTGGGGAGAAACACCTGCTGAAAGCATAGACACATTCGTGATAGACGGGTCGGCAAAGACCGCAGAAGAGATTGAAAAATTCGTAACAGCTAATGGCTTAGAATGGGCGGAAGGATATTACGTGGACGCAGATGGAAATACCTATTGTCCATCGTGTTTATCGAAGAACAGTATTATAAAACAAGAAGGATGTACAAGCTGTAGGAAATGTGGATGGAGTAAATGTAGTTAA
- a CDS encoding MFS transporter codes for MSRVMNPYRALKNRHYRNFWIAQSISLIGTWIDTTLRGWVAVNLFPESKAAGFIGLIAFLKGFPSVFFSPVAGVLIDWFGPKTILLYTQLLDAANAFFMAYLVWKGLLSPFFLLSLSLLMGITSGFYLPSRNTFISDIVPKDVLPNALALHSMIFNVARMVGPTIAGFVVKYYGLEFGFVINALSFLPLIIALMVIPDNHSRTSSHASFKKFFVDLVEGVRYVSTNAVLIKTFVGLTMYSLFGMPFGMLMQAFVKSVVKSDILGYGIIMGMMGVGAFVGANVVAAINPERLIRMKEDFLLLVIGSSILAAALRPALTPYAAFFIGACQSSFFNITNSRTQLLSPSNMKGRTISLYSFLNTGGSPTGTFILGLLGNAIGVRSVYTFAGLILLIFSISRLFSLVNPAKEPKNIQ; via the coding sequence ATGAGTAGAGTGATGAATCCTTATAGGGCTTTAAAGAATAGGCACTATCGAAATTTTTGGATTGCTCAAAGCATTTCATTAATTGGAACATGGATAGACACAACGCTTAGAGGTTGGGTGGCTGTTAATCTGTTTCCAGAGAGTAAAGCAGCAGGTTTTATTGGGCTTATTGCCTTCCTAAAAGGCTTCCCGTCCGTATTTTTTTCACCTGTCGCAGGGGTGCTCATTGATTGGTTTGGACCGAAGACCATACTACTCTACACTCAATTGCTCGATGCTGCCAATGCGTTCTTTATGGCATATCTAGTCTGGAAAGGTTTGCTCAGTCCTTTCTTTCTGCTATCTCTTAGCCTTCTGATGGGGATTACGAGCGGTTTTTATCTACCTTCCAGAAATACCTTTATATCCGACATCGTTCCAAAGGATGTTTTGCCAAACGCTCTTGCACTACATTCGATGATTTTCAATGTTGCTAGGATGGTAGGACCAACGATAGCAGGATTTGTTGTAAAGTATTACGGTCTTGAGTTTGGCTTTGTTATTAACGCTCTTTCATTCCTGCCTTTAATCATTGCCTTAATGGTAATTCCTGACAACCACAGTAGAACTTCAAGTCACGCCAGTTTCAAAAAATTTTTCGTTGACCTTGTTGAGGGAGTTCGATATGTCTCTACTAATGCTGTGCTTATAAAGACTTTCGTTGGTTTGACGATGTATTCACTTTTCGGTATGCCTTTTGGTATGCTGATGCAGGCCTTTGTGAAAAGTGTAGTCAAATCTGACATACTCGGTTACGGTATCATCATGGGAATGATGGGGGTTGGTGCATTCGTAGGTGCTAACGTAGTTGCAGCAATTAATCCAGAACGTTTGATAAGGATGAAGGAAGATTTCTTGCTTTTAGTAATAGGTTCGAGCATATTGGCTGCAGCTTTAAGACCGGCTCTAACGCCTTACGCAGCATTTTTTATAGGTGCGTGTCAATCTTCGTTTTTCAACATAACGAACAGCAGGACACAACTACTCTCACCATCGAACATGAAAGGTAGAACGATATCACTCTATTCATTCCTCAACACCGGGGGCTCTCCAACTGGAACGTTTATTTTAGGGTTGTTGGGAAATGCCATAGGAGTTAGGAGCGTTTACACTTTTGCCGGTCTGATATTACTCATCTTCTCGATTTCAAGACTATTCTCGCTAGTCAACCCTGCAAAAGAACCGAAAAACATCCAATAA
- a CDS encoding beta-galactosidase encodes MDIYGADYYPEHWDKSYWTKHIELMKAYGIEWVRIGEFMWSVVEPKDGEFDFSLLDEAIELLSKNGIKIILGTPTATPPAWLINKYPEILPKDWGGRTRGFGSRRHYSLNSKVYLDYALRIVEQYASRYGDTIDLWQIDNEFGCHGTTYSFTDDDLKAFREWLKEKYGTLENLNKRWGTVFWSQTYNDWDEIVFPINTPTFENPHQMLDIYRFMSDSSIRFLRMQVELIRKYSAKPITHNFMVDFMDLDYRKMAKYIDFVSWDNYIATEEYDPLRQSANHSLMRSLKHQPFLVIEQQPGRVNWRQVNNNYKPEYLAMWTKQAYLNGAMGVMPFRFEQIRFGAEQYHAGLLDYNGRPTKRLEAYSQVRNETSGILYPEPEVAIYFDYENEWIHRINHLNRNFRYWDALVDIYKAVKNLGYNVEFVFKDDEIDRYDVLIIPYASYISESFTEKVRKFNGPVYMTAMSGIKDEYNWITERMPWNLIDEFGIEVTDFGAITSDEAYVFAQPVTTTFWKDEIEVGNAKVIGCFKDGSPFITVKGNRYYVGAVLDEYGWKLLLSEVLKPRISGYGYEITNVNEDGANKTYVLNILPNETKIYIDGQLQTLAPFQLRLTIRQENF; translated from the coding sequence ATGGACATTTATGGTGCTGATTATTATCCTGAACACTGGGACAAGTCATATTGGACAAAGCACATTGAGTTGATGAAAGCGTACGGTATTGAATGGGTGAGAATAGGCGAATTCATGTGGAGTGTAGTTGAACCAAAAGACGGTGAGTTTGATTTCTCTTTGCTCGATGAGGCAATAGAACTTCTTAGTAAAAACGGTATCAAAATAATTCTGGGAACGCCAACAGCAACTCCTCCAGCATGGCTCATCAATAAGTACCCTGAAATTCTTCCAAAGGATTGGGGAGGAAGGACAAGAGGGTTCGGAAGTCGAAGACATTACTCGTTGAATTCCAAAGTGTACTTGGATTATGCGTTGAGAATAGTCGAACAATACGCATCAAGGTATGGCGACACAATTGATCTTTGGCAGATCGACAATGAATTTGGATGCCACGGCACCACGTACAGTTTTACCGACGATGACCTTAAGGCCTTCCGAGAATGGTTGAAAGAAAAATATGGAACACTTGAGAACCTGAACAAACGTTGGGGAACGGTTTTCTGGAGTCAAACGTACAACGACTGGGATGAGATAGTTTTCCCAATAAACACTCCAACATTTGAGAATCCTCACCAAATGCTTGATATTTACAGATTCATGTCCGATAGTTCTATAAGGTTCCTAAGAATGCAAGTTGAACTGATTAGGAAATACTCTGCAAAGCCGATAACGCATAATTTTATGGTTGATTTCATGGATTTGGACTACCGAAAGATGGCTAAGTATATCGATTTTGTCTCATGGGATAACTACATTGCAACTGAAGAATACGATCCTTTAAGACAATCGGCGAATCATTCTCTGATGAGATCACTTAAACATCAGCCGTTCTTGGTTATAGAACAGCAACCTGGAAGGGTGAACTGGAGGCAGGTTAACAATAACTACAAGCCCGAATACCTCGCAATGTGGACCAAGCAAGCGTATCTGAACGGAGCTATGGGAGTTATGCCGTTTCGGTTTGAACAAATCCGTTTTGGAGCTGAGCAATACCATGCGGGTTTACTGGACTACAACGGAAGACCAACGAAAAGATTGGAAGCTTATTCACAGGTTCGCAACGAAACTTCTGGAATATTGTATCCAGAACCGGAAGTAGCAATTTACTTCGATTATGAAAATGAATGGATACACAGAATAAACCACCTGAATCGAAATTTCAGATATTGGGATGCACTTGTGGATATCTACAAAGCTGTTAAGAACTTGGGATACAACGTGGAATTCGTATTCAAAGATGATGAAATAGACAGGTACGACGTTCTAATAATTCCTTATGCCTCGTACATTTCTGAATCCTTCACCGAAAAAGTAAGAAAGTTCAATGGCCCCGTTTATATGACAGCGATGTCTGGAATAAAGGATGAGTACAACTGGATTACTGAGAGGATGCCTTGGAACCTTATTGACGAATTCGGGATCGAGGTTACAGACTTTGGTGCAATCACAAGCGATGAGGCGTATGTTTTTGCACAACCTGTTACAACAACCTTCTGGAAAGACGAAATAGAAGTTGGCAACGCGAAAGTTATCGGATGCTTTAAAGATGGAAGTCCATTTATAACGGTCAAAGGTAACCGTTACTATGTGGGGGCTGTTCTCGATGAATACGGTTGGAAGTTGTTATTGTCCGAAGTTCTGAAGCCAAGGATTTCTGGATACGGTTATGAAATAACAAATGTAAACGAAGATGGTGCCAACAAGACATACGTTTTGAACATATTACCAAATGAAACTAAGATATATATCGATGGTCAATTACAAACGCTGGCACCATTTCAACTTAGGCTTACCATTAGACAAGAGAATTTCTAG
- a CDS encoding LacI family DNA-binding transcriptional regulator, whose translation MHLKKFVTIRDVAKAAGVSINTVSRALNNKPDINKETKEKVLKVAKELGYIKDATATSLRYGLTKVIGVILEDSSNPFYSEVLKAVEMAARRRGFNVIFMNTEKDYELEEEAVRTMLSRRVDGIIIAPTQEKSGDIQLLMKASVPFVILGVHFDEIELPEVYSNDVRGSYLAVSHLIERGRKKIVYLSGFLYKSVARMRLEGYRKALHEHLIPFDQSYVFEVEEGVENSYRKMIEIIESGLEFDGVFCFNDISAIGAIQALREKGYLVPKDVSVVGYDDIAFAHFIQPRLTTVRIDKQREGEQAFELLYEMIKRKEIVNKQIVLDVELVVRETT comes from the coding sequence ATGCATTTGAAGAAATTCGTTACCATACGTGATGTTGCTAAAGCAGCCGGTGTTTCGATAAACACAGTGTCCAGAGCACTCAACAATAAACCTGATATAAACAAGGAAACGAAAGAGAAAGTTCTGAAAGTAGCCAAGGAACTTGGGTACATAAAGGATGCTACCGCAACATCCCTAAGATACGGATTGACAAAAGTTATAGGCGTAATCTTAGAAGATAGTTCGAATCCATTTTATTCAGAAGTACTCAAGGCGGTAGAGATGGCAGCACGAAGACGAGGCTTCAACGTCATATTCATGAACACGGAAAAAGATTACGAATTAGAGGAAGAAGCTGTGAGAACTATGCTCAGTAGGAGGGTCGATGGAATTATCATTGCTCCTACGCAAGAAAAGAGTGGAGATATACAACTGCTCATGAAAGCCTCTGTTCCATTTGTAATTCTTGGTGTTCACTTTGATGAGATTGAACTGCCAGAGGTTTACAGTAATGATGTCAGGGGGAGCTACTTGGCAGTGAGCCATCTGATCGAAAGAGGCAGGAAAAAGATAGTCTACCTCAGCGGATTTTTGTACAAATCGGTTGCGCGAATGAGACTCGAGGGCTACAGAAAAGCTCTTCATGAACACCTGATCCCATTTGACCAAAGCTACGTCTTTGAGGTCGAAGAAGGTGTGGAGAACTCGTATCGAAAGATGATTGAAATCATAGAATCAGGGTTGGAGTTCGATGGGGTATTTTGTTTCAACGATATTTCTGCAATCGGTGCAATTCAAGCACTCCGAGAAAAGGGTTATCTTGTTCCGAAAGACGTATCAGTTGTTGGATACGACGACATCGCTTTTGCTCACTTCATACAGCCGAGGCTGACAACCGTTCGTATAGATAAGCAAAGAGAAGGTGAGCAGGCGTTTGAATTGCTTTACGAGATGATCAAAAGAAAAGAAATCGTAAACAAACAAATAGTATTGGATGTGGAACTTGTTGTAAGGGAGACGACATAA